The genomic DNA CGACCGCCTGCTGTTCGAATTTCTTTGCCTGGAAGGTGCACAGGCAGGCCTCTCCTGGCGCACGGTGTTGGTCAAGCGCGAGAACTACCGCCGCGCGTTCCATAACTTCGAGATCGCCAAGGTCGCGACGATGAAGGACCGCGAGCTGGAGAAGCTGTTGCTCGATCCCGGTCTGGTGCGCAATCGCCTGAAGATCTATTCCGCACGGGATAACGCGAAAGCCGCGCTGGAGGCGATCGACGAGTTCGGCAGCCTGGATGCGTATCTCTGGGCTTTCGTGGGCGGCAAGACGATCCGCAACCGCTGGAGCGGTATGGGCGATGTGCCGGCCAGCACGCCGGTATCGGATGCGATGAGCAAGGCATTGAAGAAGCGTGGTTTCCGATTCGTCGGAACTACGATCTGCTACGCATTCATGCAGGCGACCGGCATGGTCAACGACCATGTGAAGTCGTGCTTTCGTTATAAAGCGGGTGGGTGAGCCGCTCGCAGCCATCGCGGTGAGGTGGAAGAGTCGTACGCGCTCTTCCACCTGACTGCGAAATCCAGACGGCCGGCTTAGCCGCCCGCGCAGAACCCATTCGGATAGCTCGACGAACGATAGGCATAGATCCATGCCGTCTTCGTCGTCGAGTTGGCCAGGTTCCAGCTGCCCAGGCTGCTGATGGCCTGCATTAGAACCTGTGAGCGCTGTAGTACCGGCGTGGTGAAATAGGTGTCGCTATCGGCGTCGACGCGGTAGGACAGCTCGACCAGCGACGGCGTGGTGCTGTTGCCGATGTACCAGATGGTCAAGGTGAAATCGGCATCGGAGTTACCGATGTCCGAACTCGGGCCGTCGTATTCCTGCTGCGTTATCACCAGGCCGTTGACCGGCACCAGCGCCTGCGAGCTGTACGACGACAGCACGCTGGCGCCGGAGAACTGCGAGATCAGCGCGCTGACGCTGGCCGGTGCGCCGCTGCTGGCCGGGTCTTGCTCGGTCGAGTGCGAGTACACCAGCTTGTCCGGGCTGACGTCGGTCTCGAGCTTGCTGCTCTTGTTCTTGCCGGTGCCGGTGACATCGGTGTAGTACGACAGCTCTTCGTCCGGATGGCCGAACTTGAACTCGATGTCCTTGTCGTCGCCCGTGCGGTAGCGCACCGAGTAGCCGTTGTTGCGCACGACGCAGGTGCTCGCGGTGTCGTAGTAGCTGATCTGGTCGTGATTACCAGCCGAGAAGCTGCCGCTGATGGTCTTGTCGAAGTTGAGCTGGGTCAGGCGCGTCTTCAGCGCGGACAGCAGCGAGCTGGCGGCGCTGGACGGATTACTGGCGAACAGGCTCGGATCGAGCAGAACCTTGTATTCCTTGCTGTCGACCGAGACAGGTGCGTTGGCATGACCGGCAACGCTGACCAGCATGCCGGCGGCCATCAAGGAGCAAGCGAGCGACTTTTTCATGTGCGAGTGTGCCTTATGTGGTGGGTAACAACCGGTTGCCCACACCGGTCGAATCAAGGACGTGCGCGTTGTTGCATGCTGGGCAAAGTGAGCCGGTAAACGAGAAGCATGTTGTCGTTGTCGAACGACGAGTCGCAGTGCTGGCCTTCCATCACGCAACGACGTGCGATGAAATCGTTGTCGTTGCCGACGAACAGGAAGTAGTCCTGCGGTGCGGATGGATCGAGCACGGGCACCAGATCCATCGCTTCCCATTTCTCCGACAGCGTGAGCGGCTGGTTTTTCGGCTGCGTGTCGACATTGAGGCCGAACCGAGACAACTGTGATCGATTCAGCAGATTGACCAGCTCATGCAAGGACACGGGTTTGATGCCCGCTTTGAGTTCGACACCGTCGGGTGAGCGCAGTACCGACGTGACGCCGGTTTCGTAGGCGCTGCCGACGAGATTGGTGGCGTCGAGCGTGTCCACAAGCAAGACGCTCTTGTAGACGATCGGCTTGTCGTTATCCGTACCCAGACCATTGCCGTCGCGCGATAGCATCAGGAACTGATGTTCGTTCAGTGCACGAATTTCGCTTTGCGCGGCTGTCTTGTTGGCAGCCTTGCCATCGCCGCGGTCGTTATAGGCTGGCAATTGCATCACATAGTGCCCGATCGGATGGGTCGGCACCGGATCAT from Dyella sp. GSA-30 includes the following:
- a CDS encoding DNA-3-methyladenine glycosylase I; translation: MAPITRCAWASGELDIMRDYHDTEWGVPLHDDRLLFEFLCLEGAQAGLSWRTVLVKRENYRRAFHNFEIAKVATMKDRELEKLLLDPGLVRNRLKIYSARDNAKAALEAIDEFGSLDAYLWAFVGGKTIRNRWSGMGDVPASTPVSDAMSKALKKRGFRFVGTTICYAFMQATGMVNDHVKSCFRYKAGG